CCGCTGATCATGGCCTTCTACGCCGATAATCTCATTATCAAAATAGCCCTTTTCCATCGCCGCCTGGGCGCGCTGATGGGAGCGCACGCCGAACTTATCCTGCTCTTCCCGCGAGACGCCGTGCATTTTGCCCAGCAGTTCGGCAGTTAACCCCATCATCATCGCCGCTTTGGCCGCGTACTTACTGGCCGCCGGGTTTACATCAACGCCGTGTGCCATGGGCACATGCTCCATGTGTTCAACGCCGCCGATGATGAAGAAATCGCCCATGCCCGCTTTAATATTCGCAGCGGCAATGTGTAGGGCCGTCATTGAAGAACCGCACAGACGGTTTACCGTTTGCGCAGGAACCGAGCGAGGAATGCCGGTCATTATTGCTGCGTTACGAGCAATATTCATCGACTGCTCAAGCGTTTGGTTCACACAGCCCCAGATCACATCGTCTACTTCTGACGGGTCTAGGTTGGGGTTGCGGGTAAACAGCGCCTGCATCGCAGCAGCGGATAGGTTCTCAGCGCGAACGTTGCGAAAAGCACCATGCTTGGCTTTCGCCATGGCGGTACGAACACCGTCAACCACCACAATATCTCTCGGACTCAAACTCATCTTTTATCTCCTATGCGTGGTGGTTAGGCTTGGTTGGCCGGCTTATCGCTGGAATAGAATAATTCGCCGCTTTGCGCCATCTGACGCAGCTTGTCGGTGGGCGCGTACAGCGGCCCCAGCTCGTCAGCCAAGCCTTCTGCCAATTTGACGAACGCTGCCACGCCCATGGCGTCAATGTAGCGCAGCGCGCCACCGCGGAACGGTGGGAAGCCGATGCCATAAATCAGCGCCATATCGGCTTCCGCTGGCGTCGCGACAATGCCATCTTCCAAACAGCGTACGGTTTCCAAGCACAGCGGCACCATCATGCGCGCAATGATGTCTTCGTCAGAAAATTCCTTATGCTCTTTCACCACCTCTTTAATCAGCGCGTAAGCGGCTTCATCGGTTACTTTCTTAGGCTTACCTTTTTTGTCTTCCTCGTAAGCGTAAAAACCTTTGTCGTTCTTTTGACCCAGGCGGTCATTGTCATACATGACCTGGATAGCGGTTTTGCCATCACGCGCCATGCGATCAGGGAAGCCTTCGGCCATGACGTCATTGGCGTGTACGGCGGTGTCTAAGCCCACCACGTCAAGCAAATAAGCCGGACCCATAGGCCAACCGAACTTCTCCATCACTTTATCAACGTGCTGGAAGTCAGCGCCCTGCTCGACCAGAAAACTAAAGCCGCCGAAATACGGAAACAGCACGCGATTAACTAAGAAACCGGGGCAGTCGTTAACCACAATCGGCGTTTTTCCCATCGCGCGCGCATAGGCCACGGTGGCTGCCACGGCGGCATCAGTCGTCTTTTCACCACGAATCACTTCCACCAGCGGCATGCGGTGAACGGGGTTAAAAAAGTGCATACCGCAGAAGTTTTCTGGACGCTTAAGATTCTCTGCCAGTCGATTAATCGAAATCGTTGATGTATTAGAAGTCAGAATGGTGTTTTCGCTCACCGCATCTTCAACTTCAGCTAGCACCGCGCCTTTTACCTTGGGGTTTTCAACCACCGCTTCGACAACGAGATCAACGTTCCCAAAATCACCATAGGAGAGCGTTGGTCGAATATTGGTCAGTTTCTCCGCCATCTGCTCAATCGTTAGCTTTTTACGCTCGACCTGCTTGGCAAATAGCTTGCGCGCTTCTTTCAGGCCTAGCTCAATCGCGTCATCCTTGATGTCTTTCATCAGGATGGGCGTGCCTTTAGACGCGCTCTGATAAGCGATACCGCCGCCCATAATGCCGGCACCCAGCACCGCCGTTTGTTTCACCGGCTGTGCCTGTTTCTCATAACGGCTGGCTTTCTTTTTAACCACTTGGTCATTAAGAAATAGGCCTACCAAGTTGAACGCCACGCTGCTCAGTGCAAGCTTGGCGAACGCTTTGGCTTCAATTGCCTGGGCACGGCCACGCTCTTCACCCGCCCCTTTCTGAATGACTTTGATGGATTCAACCGGCGCGGGATAATGCGGCCCGGCTTTTCCGGCAACAAAGCCCTTAGCGGTTTCAAACGCCATCATCTGCTCAATGGGGTTAAGCTTCAGCGGGCTGGTTTTTTCCAGACGGCGTGCTTGGTAATCCAGCTCGCCGGTATTGGCACGGTCTAGAATGTCGAACGCCGCTTCTTCTAACTGTTCCGCAGTGACAACCGCATCGACAGCACCTACTTTAAGCGCCGCATCGGCGCGGTTTTCGGTGCCACCTGCAATCCACTCAATGGCATTGTCTGCGCCGATCAAACGAGGCAAACGAACGCAGCCTCCCCACCCGGGCAGTATACCTAGCTTAGTTTCTGGAAGGCCGATCTTGGCGGTTTCACTCATCACACGAAAATCGGTGGTCAGCAGAACCTCACAACCGCCGCCAAGCGCCAGCCCGTTGACCGCCGTGACTGTCGGGAAAGGCAGGTCTTCAATCGCGTTAAAAATATCGTGAACCTTAAGGTTCATCTCGACGAGGTATTCTTCGCCTTTATCAAAAAGGGTGTGGAACTCGGTGATATCGGCGCCTACGATAAATGCGTCTTTACCACTAGCGATGACTAAGCCTTTCAAGCTGTTTTCAGCCTGAATAGCCTTCACCGCGTCAGCGAGCTCCGCGACAACAGCGCTAGAAAGCTTATTGACGGACTCATCCTTCAAATCGAAAGTGAGCATTGCGATATCATTCCCGCTAGGGGTGTCACGACGTGTCACCGTGATGGCATTGCCTTGGTAGATCATCCGCGTTCTCTCCACTTTTCGGGCTGGCTCTGAAAAGAGAACCTGCCACACTTTTATACGATTTTCATACGGCCGTTTGATTACCTTAGCTTGGTTGAGATGCCTAAGCACGTCAAGCCCTGACTTTCGGCTAATAAATCAATTAATCCAGGCCGGGATTCGCAGTAGATCAGCGCTAAGCCCGGCAGACTGTTAGAATCACCCATCTTTCATCATCCAGGTTACCTTGTATGGGCACACTGCTCACGCCTTCTCGCATTGCCTCGGCTCAGCGGCGTATTGAAAGTATTGTCGTACGCATAAAGCCTTGGAGCTGGTTATGGCCGCCGATGGCCTTTGCCGCAGGCCTGGGAAGCTTTTTTCTAGTAGATCGTCAGCAGTGGCTAGGCGCGGCGTTGGCGCTTGGGCTACTGTTCGCCTGGACATTGCTATTATCAGAAGGGTTAATCAGTCGCTGGCTATCTCACCGAGGCCACCCCACGCCGCCTCGGGGCGTGGCCACGTTTATTGCACAGATGATTCACCAAGAAACGCTTTTCTTTACGCTGCCGTTTATTTTAGTCACAACGGTTTGGAATAGTGGGCAAACGCTCTTTGCGATATTGGTTGGCGGCATGTCCTTGTTGTCTATCATCGATCCGCTATATTTCAAAGTAGCCGAACGCTGGCGCAGCCTCTACTTTATGTTTCATGCCCTGTGCGTGTTTCTAGTGTTGCTGGTCACACTGCCTATCATGGTACATCTGACCACCGGTCAGAGCTTGCTGCTAGCACTTAGCATTACTATTGTGGTGGCGCTGCCTAGTTTTTGGCATTTATTAAAGCGGCGTTCGCTGAAACGCTGGTGCCTGTTTTTTGCACTAACGTTAATACTCGTCTATGGCGCTTGGATAGGCCGCATATGGGTACCGCCTGCCAGTTTATGGATGACCAGCAGTGCACTGTCGCCCTCGTTCAATATTGAACAGCGGCTACCTCAAGGTTCAATAACGCTAACGCCGCAGGCGATTAGTGAAAACGGACTTTATGTTTATACGGCCATACGCGCGCCAAGGGGATTAAGTGAAACCATTACCCATGCTTGGCATCATAATGGTCAGCCCATGGACGTGGTGAAACTAAACATTAGCGGTGGGCGCGAAGAGGGGTATCGTGCTTGGAGTCATAAGCAAAACTTCCCCGATGACCCCACTGGCGATTGGCGCGTCGATATTATGACAGACAGCGGGCAGCGCCTTGGCTTGATACGTTTTGAAGTCTCAGAGGACAGCCAAATCGCCTCTAAAGCCGATGCACAAATACGCCCCAGCGGTCTAAGTGGATTGCGTCTGGGACATTTCGTGCCCGGCAGTTCTAACAATACCGAGGATGAATAAGCAGATTGATTGACTCAATATCTTGCATTCAGCGGCGTAGCTTATGACAATTCGCCTATACACACTTATTGGTAGCTAGTTGCTTATGGCTTCATCTATTGGTTTTCGCCTTTCTCGTTTGCCACATCTATGGCGCTCAATCCTAGATCGGCGACTTGCCCCGCTGGGCTTAACGCAAACCCGCTGGGTAACGCTCTATCACCTGTGGCGCTTGGGTGAGGGGCATCCCCAGTGTGATCTTGCCCGGGTTATTGGCGTGGAGGCACCTTCACTGGTGCGCACGCTAGGCCAGCTTGAAGAACAAGGGTTAGTTGAGCGGCGTGCCTGCGACAATGATCGACGCAGCAAGCGTATCTATTTAACGCCTGCCGCTATGCCATTACTGGAAAAAATTGACAGCGTTGCTAAAGAAGCCCGCAAAGAGATATTGCAAGGCCTAACGGATGAAAACCTTCAGCAGCTAGATGAGTGGCTGATCCTGATTGAATCAAACGGACTGGCAATTCAAGCGCGCGATCAGGATGGCTCTGAAGAAAACGGTCTTGAAGAAAACTGCCCTGAAAAAAATAATGCTAATGTCGACTGCACTCAAGAAGAGGTTCTTCAAGACAAGCCCACGTCGTGAGGCTTCGCCTCTCTGTTGCCAGGCTGCTGTTTAAAACCGAGCGGCCTGGTAATGGGCCGATCTGCATAGCCACGCAGCGCATCTCTTAATTGCTCGAACTCTGGCAAGTAGGTCGCAAATCGTTCCGCCGTTTGCGACTCCCACCACCATAGCGTCAACGTATATTCGGTAGATTGCACCACTAGCGCATCCAGTGGCAGGCGTTCCAGCAATGTTTTTAAAGGCGCCGTAGCGCTGTCGGGCAATGGGCGCAGTGGCGCCACTCGCCAGCGCCAACCGGCATGGAAAGGCGCTAATGCCTCGCTGGCATTGCTATCTCTTACAAGCAGAAAATCCGGCCCGGAGTCGTCTTGTGGATAGTGCCAGCGATAAGCAGGCATCGTGCCTTTAAAATGATGAAGTGGAGGCTTTTCCATCTTAATAGTCACGCCTTGACGGGCGATCTGCGAGCGAAGCAGCGCGTGGCGCTTTTGCCGCGGGCTCGGCTTTAACCACATCACGGGCGCAATGACAAACATCGCAATACCGACAATAATTAACCATTCCATCTCTACATTTCCTTCAACATAGGCCACACTAACTAAGCTAACCTAAAAAACCATGACATAGGTCGTTGTTAAGTAACGCTACGCCATCTAAAGTAAAGGCCATCATCATCGTACAAAGAGCCCCTTTGTAACCCACTGCCAAGGAGATACGCCATGAGCTATCACCACATTTTAGTTGCCGTTGACCTAACCAAAGACTCGCACAAAATTCTTGAGCGCGCCGTCGTCATTGCCGAGCGTAATGACCGAGCTAAAATATCCATCATGCACACGCTTGAACCGCTTGGTTTTGCCTATGGCGGCGATATCCCGATGGACCTTACCAGCATTCAAGACCAGCTGGATGAGCATGCTAAAAAGCGCTTGGCTGAAATTGCCGCTCCGCACGTGCCTGAACCCCATCAGCATGTGGTAGTGGGTATGCCCGACACCGAGATTCATCGCTTTGCCGAAGACCATGACGTGGATTTGATTGTCGTAGGCTCCCACGGCCGCCATGGCTTTGCCCTGCTGCTGGGCTCAACCTCAACCGGTGTACTTCATGGCGCCCAGTGCGATGTCTTAGCCGTTCGCGTCGGCAAGAAAGGTGAGAAAACCGACGAGTAATCAAGCCCGCTTTATCAAGAACAAAAAAGGCGCCCATGAGGCGCCTTTTAATTTATCGGGCCTACTCCCCTGCGGCCATTGCCTCAAGCTCCATCCAACGCTCCATCGCTGTTTCTAACTGCTTTTGCACGGCTTCTAGCTGCTGCAACTTAGCCGCGACGGCGTCGGCGTCCTGCTGATAAAACGCTGGGTCACCTATCGCGTTCTCTAACGTTTCTACCTCGCTCTCAAAACGCTCAATATCAGCGGGCAGCGTATCTAACTCACGCTGCAAATTGTAAGAAAGCTTGACGCTTTTTTTGGCAGGTGCCGCCGTGGCTTCAGGTGCTTTTTTAGCCACCTCTGAGGTCGGTTCAGTACGCTGACGTGCCGCCCCTTCCCAAGGCGCCGGCGGTAGCTTACCGCCCTGACGAATCCAGTCGGTGTAGCCGCCCACATATTCACGCACCACGCCCTCACCTTCAAAAGCCAGCATGCTAGTGACGACGTTGTCCATAAAGGTACGATCGTGGGATACCAGCAGCAGCGTGCCATCGAAATCGAGCAGCAGCTCTTCAAGCAGCTCCAGCGTTTCCATATCGAGGTCGTTGGTGGGCTCATCGAGGACTAATACGTTGGCAGGCTGGGTAAATAGCTTGGCAAGCAGGAGCCGATTGGATTCACCACCGGAAAGTGCTTTCACCGGCTGGCGTACCCGCTCAGGCGTGAACAAGAAATCCTGCAGGTAGCTCATGACATGGCGATCTTTACCGCCAACGCTCACCCGATCACTGCCCTGAGCAACGTTATCGTAGACCGTTTTGTCTAGTTCAAGCCCGGCGCGCAGCTGGTCAAAATAAGCCACCTTCAGATTGGTACCCATCTGAACGCTGCCCTCGGTGGGCTCAAGCTCGCCCAACAGTATTTTCAGCAGCGTGGTTTTACCCGCCCCGTTGCGTCCTAAGAAGCCGATTCGGTCGCCACGCAGTATTTCGAGATTCATGCCACGCAGCACAACGTCATCACCAAACCGCTGGGTAACGCCTTTCAGTTCCACGATACGCTTACCGGTGCGCTCACCGCGGTCTACCGTCAAGTTGGCATTGCCTTGGCGCTCACGGCGCTGGCTGCGCTCATTGCGCATGGCTTCTAAGGCCCGCACGCGGCCTTCATTACGCGTACGCCGCGCTTTGACGCCCTGACGAATCCAGACTTCCTCTTGCGCTAACTTTTTATCAAACTCGGCATTCTCACGCGCTTCAACTTCAAGCTCGTGCTGCTTGCGGGCTTGATACTCAACGTACTTACCGGGATAGCGACCCAGCTGACCACGGTCTAGCTCCAGAATACTGGTTGCCAGCTTAGATAAAAATGCCCGGTCATGGGTAATCAATAGCACGGCGCCGTTAAACGACAGCAGCTGCTCTTCTAGCCAGGCAATGGTGTCTAAGTCCAGATGGTTAGTCGGCTCATCGAGCAGCAGCAAATCAGGCTCAGCGACTAACGCGCGGGCAAGCGCTACGCGCCGCCGCCAGCCGCCGGAAAGCGCGCTCATTTGCGCCTCAGGCGGTAAGCCTAAGCGGGTTAATACGGTATCAATACGCTGGTGATACGACCAGCCGTCAATGGCTTCCAGGCGCGTTTGCAGCGTGGCCATGCGGTCCATATCAGGATCAGGATCATTGATAAGATGATCATACTCAGAGAGCAGCTCACCGGCTTCGGGCAACCCTTGGGCGACCATATCGAAAATAGTGAGGCCGGATGACTCCGGCAACTCCTGGGCGAGCACGCCGATTTTGAGACCAGGGGCGCGCCAGATGGAGCCATCGTCGGGTAAAATATCGCCCGCTACCAGTTTTAGCAGGGTGGACTTGCCGGTGCCGTTGCGACCGACCAGCGCCAGCCGTTCGCCTTTTTCAACCGTCAGATCGGCGCGATTGAGCAGTACATGGGTGCCATAGGCGAGTTGCAGCTGTTCGAGTCGTAACAGGGCCACGCGGAGTCCTCCTTAATCATAAGGCGCACAGTGTAACGCATGCGCGCGCCGAGGGGGTGGAACCTATGGAGCGAAAACTGACAGCGTGGTAACGTTTTGCCAATGCACAACAACAATTCGTCGATAAGACTCTTTCCATAGGCAGCCCGCCAGTGACGGTTACCGTCTCGATGCATTTTGTAAATGAGCTATTTAAAGGCTTACCAGTGACCGCAACGCCACCCACTCGCTATCTTGAACGGGCTGGGATCTCGCCCTTTTTACTCGCCGCGCCTCACGGTCGAGTAACGGTTGAGCAGTTTGCCGAGCTATACCGTTTGTTGGTAAATGAATTAGACGATGAAACGCCCGGCTTTTTTGCCCGCCCGCTGCGCGGTGGCACGTTAAAGCTACTGTGTTTAACGATGCTGGACGCACCTAATCTGCAGGTGGCGCTGCATCGCTACACGCAGTTCTTCCGCATTTTGCTTGATGACTTTGGCTACGTGTTTACGCTGGAAGGAGATCTAGCCCGCATGGCTCTGGTAGAGCATGCGCCCTTGGCGGGGAGCAGAACCTTAATTCATGAGCTGATGCTCAAGCTCTTTCACGGCATCGCATCATGGATGATTGCACGTAAAATACCGCCGATTTTAATGGAGTGTGCCTACGCCCTGCCGCCACACAGCGCTGACTATTTGTACTTTTATCCTGGCACTGTTCGCTTTGAGAAGCCTCAGACCGCGATTTATATTGATCGGGCTTGGCTTGATCATCCTATACGTCAAACCAAAAAACATCTGGGCGCCTTTTTAAAGCGCGCCCCGGCGGATTGGTTTTACGTCTCATTTGCGGATCGCCTGCTGGCGCATCGTGTGCGGGAACACCTTTCACGTGATCTCGTCAATGCAGGCACGGTGCACAGCGTCGCCGGAGCACTGAATATGTCAGCGCGCACATTAGCTCGGCATTTAAAACAGGAAGGCACTCACTTTCAGGCCGTTAAAGATGAGTATCGGCGCGATTACGCCGTTCAGGCGCTTACCTGCAGTCAAAAGCCGCTCATCAGTATTGCCGAAGCATTAAGCTTTGAAGACTTGGCCTGCTTTAGCCGCGCGTTTAAAACCTGGACAGGCAATTCGCCCGCCGCGTACCGTAAAGCTCGCACGGCGGGCAACCTTCACTGATCGCGCGACAGGTGCTTTAGACTTTAGACACTCTAAACTTTAGATACTCTAGACTTCGCTACGAATACGTTTTTTATCCAGCTTACCCACACTTGTTTTGGGTATTTGATCGACGAAACGGATCATGCTCGGAATAGCCCAGCGTCTGAGCTTTCCCTGCGTGACAAACTGCTCTAGAAATGCCTGTACAGCTTCCACCGTCGGCGGGTTGTTAGCGTCGACCGCTACGGCTAATGCAGCCGGGCGCTCTCCCCACTTGTCATCGGCGATACCGATCACGGCCACTTCGGCAATCCCTGGGCACTGGCTGATATAACTTTCAAGCTCTAGCGATGAGAGCCACTCGCCGCCCGTTTTAATAACATCTTTGATGCGATCACTAATGGTTAGAAAGCCACGTTCATCGAGTGAACCTACATCCCCGGTGTGTAGCCAACCATCGCGCCATAGCTCAGCACTGCGCGCCTCTTCTTTAAAGTAGGCCTGAGTCAGCCAGGGCGACTGGACGCGCACTTCACCGATGCTTTTACCATCTTGCTGTAGCGGCTCACCGTTGGCATCTACAACCTGCAGCTTAACCAAAGGAATCGGCAGCCCCGCTTTACAGCGCCAGGGCAGTTGGGTCGCAAAATCGGCGGCGGCGATATCCTGGGGCAAAATCCCGGCGGTCAGCATTGGGCAGGTTTCCGACATGCCATAGGCGCTGCGCGTATCAATGCCAAGTTCCCAGGCCTTGTTTGCCAACGATTGCGTTAGCGCACTGCCACCCACCAGCACCTTCCAACCGGTGAGATCAATTTGTTTTGAGGCAATCGCCTCAGCGCTGACCACCATATTTAATAGCGTCGGTACACAGTGTGAAAAATCGACCTTTTCACTAACCAGCAGTTTCACCAGCATTTCTGGCTCGTAGCGACCCGGATAGACCTGGGTAGCCCCCATCAGCGTAGCTGTATAGGGCACGCCCCAGGCATGCACGTGAAACATGGGCGTAATGGGCATATACACCTTGTCTCGATTCAGTAGCTCAAAACCTGGCGCTTGGAACGCACTCGCCTCGCTTAAGGTGTGTAATACCAATTGGCGATGAGTAAAAAACACCGCTTTTGGATTGCCCGTGGTGCCCGTCGTGTAGAACAAGGTCGCCACGGCGTTTTCATCAAAACTAGCAAACGCATAGTCAGTGGGCTGCTCACTTAACAGAGATTCAAACTCACCAACAATAGGAAGAGTGGTATTAATAGCCTGTGACGTTTCTTGGCAAAGCAGGTAGCCACGCACTAAGGGAAGCTTGTCGGCCAGCGGCTCAATCAGCGACATGAACTCTTCATGCACGATAACAAAGGCGTCTTCGGCATGCTCCATGGTGTAAAGAATTTGCTCCGGCGCCAGGCGTACGTTGACCGTATGCAGCACCGCGCCAATCATTGGAATCGCAAAAAAGCACTCTAGATAACGATGGCTATCCCAATCTAACACTGCCACCACATCTCCCGCTTTAACGCCTTGCGCAGTCAGTACGTGGGCCAGTTGATGGACTCGCTCGCGAAAATGCCCGTAGTCGTGGCGGCTTTGGTCTTGATATACGATTTGATTATCACCGGCCATGCGAACCCCCGCGTCCAGTAAGTCACCAATCATTAACGCGGGATTGATGGCCGACGCGGTTGCCGGTAAAATTTTTGGTGTGATCGTGGACATGACAACTCCTTTTCGCTTGTTCTTGTTGCGGCGAGCTTCATTAGCAGCGCTCAATTAGCAGCGCGATGCCTTGACCGCCGCCAATACACAGCGTAATCAAGCCATAGCGACCGCTAATACGCTCTAACTCATACAGCGTTTTGAGGATCAAAATAGCCCCCGTCGCACCCACCGGATGGCCTAGCGCAACCGCCCCACCGTTAGGGTTGAGTTTTTCCAGTGGAAAGCCCAGCGTCTGCGCCACCGCCATTGCTTGAGCAGCAAATGCCTCGTTTGATTCAATCACATCAATATCATGAATGCTAAGACTTGCCTGCTGCAGGCAGCGCTTTACTGCGGGAATCGGCCCTAAGCCCATAAGCGAGGGCTCAACACCCGCCATCGTGGCTACCCGTAGGCGTGCCCGGGGCACCAGCCCGCGCCGCGTCGCTTCATCACTGTGAGCAAGGACAAGCGTTGCCGCGCCGTCATTAATGCCCGACGCATTGCCTGCGGTTACCACACCGTCCTTTTGAAAGGCAGGCTTCAGCCGCGCTAAATCGCCTAGTTGGAGACCTTCGCGTACGTGTTCATCCTGACAGAAACGCACCGTCTGCTTACCTTGGCTTATTTCTATCGGTACAATTTGCGCATCAAAGCGGCCTTCCGCTATTGCTCGAGACGCCTTTTGGTGGCTTTCAAGAGCAAATTGATCCAGCTGCTCACGGGTAAACCCATACTGTTTAGCAATGTTTTCTGCGGTGCATCCCATATGGCCGCTACCAAAAGGATCGCTAAGTATGCCTAAGGTTAAGTCCTGGATGCCCATATCGCCCATACGCACACCGTTGCGCGCTTGAGGCGGTAGCAAATAGGCCCCGCGAGACATGGATTCAGCACCTCCCGCTAACGCCAAACGACTATCGCCTAAAACGATCTGCTGCGCGGCAGACACCACGGCCTGAACACCCGACCCACACAGCCGGTTAACGTTGAAGGCGCTGGCTTCTTTGGGTACACCAGCATCCAGCGCAATATGCCGCGCTAAATAGGCGTCTTGAGGGCCTGTGGTAATGATGTGGCCGAAAACAGAATGATCAATATCTGTCCCCTCAACACCAGAGCGCCGCAATGCCTCTCTAGCGGTTATCGCCCCTAGTTCAGATGGCGCCATGCTGGAGAGAGACCCGCCAAAACCGCCAATAGCGGTGCGCACACCCGCTAAGATCACGACATCATCCAGCCGCATAGGTATTTCCTCATGTCTTAACTAACTGATTCTTAGCAACGCTTTATTAGCGACTCGGTGAGTCCACTTTGCCAAGCAGCGAGCGTGCAATAACTTCTTTCATGATCTCTGAGCTGCCGGCATAAATAGTCTGCACTCGTGCGTCTCGATAAAAGCGTGAGATAGGATATTCCTCCGTGTAACCGTAGCCGCCAAACAGCTGCAGGCAACGGTCCACCGCTCGGCACTGCAGCTCACTGAGCTGCAGTTTTAAAATCGCGGCATCGGTGCTGCTCATTGTCCCTTGGCGGTATTTTTCGAGGCAATGTTCGAAGTAGGCGCGCGCCACGTCTAGCTGGGCCTTTATATCAGCCAGGACAAAACGGGTATTTTGAAAATCAGCCACGCGTTGCCCGAACGCGTGGCGCTGTTCTACATACGTTAAGGTGAGCGCTAACGCGCCCTCTACTGCGCCCAAGGCTTGAGCGCCAACGCCGAGACGTTCACGCGGCAGCTCCTGCATTAAATAGCGAAAACCGGCGCCCTCTTCGCCCAGCAAAGCACCATGAGGCAACTGAATATGATCAAAGCTAAGTTCGGCGGTATCGCTGGCGTGCTGGCCGATTTTTTTGATTGGCTTACCGCGTGCAAAGCCCGGCAAATGCGTATCGACTAAAAACAGAGAAACGCCTTTGGCGCCAGCGGAAGGATCTGTTTTTGCACACACAATCACCACGTCAGCAAACTGGCCGTTGGTGATAAAAATTTTGCTGCCGCTTAACTCCCAGCCTTCATTAGTGCGCTTCGCGCGGGTTTTCATCGATGCCAGATCGCTACCGGCATGGGGCTCAGTCATGGCAATAGCACCGAGAATTTCGCCACGGGCCATGGCTGGCAGCCACTGCTCACACTGTGAGTCAGTGCCTAACGTTTGCACATAAGGCATAACGATATTGGCGTGAATATTATAAGCGCTGGCTAAGCCACCAAACCCCTGGCGAGAAAGCTCTTCCAGCACGAGCTGGGTAATCGCAATATCGGCCTCTGACCCACCGTTTTGTTCATCCAGATCAATACCCAGCAAACCTGCAGCGCCTAACGCATGCCACAACGAACGGGGGATTTCGCCTGCGGCCTCCCACTGATCGTAAAACGGTGCTACTTCTTTCGTGAGACAGCGCTTAATCATGCTGTAGAACAGTGCGCTTGCTTCCTGGCCCACGCTCATGGCTTAAGCTCTTGACGTAGATGGCGCTTGAGAATTTTTCCAGCAGTG
This DNA window, taken from Vreelandella profundi, encodes the following:
- a CDS encoding ATP-binding cassette domain-containing protein, with protein sequence MALLRLEQLQLAYGTHVLLNRADLTVEKGERLALVGRNGTGKSTLLKLVAGDILPDDGSIWRAPGLKIGVLAQELPESSGLTIFDMVAQGLPEAGELLSEYDHLINDPDPDMDRMATLQTRLEAIDGWSYHQRIDTVLTRLGLPPEAQMSALSGGWRRRVALARALVAEPDLLLLDEPTNHLDLDTIAWLEEQLLSFNGAVLLITHDRAFLSKLATSILELDRGQLGRYPGKYVEYQARKQHELEVEARENAEFDKKLAQEEVWIRQGVKARRTRNEGRVRALEAMRNERSQRRERQGNANLTVDRGERTGKRIVELKGVTQRFGDDVVLRGMNLEILRGDRIGFLGRNGAGKTTLLKILLGELEPTEGSVQMGTNLKVAYFDQLRAGLELDKTVYDNVAQGSDRVSVGGKDRHVMSYLQDFLFTPERVRQPVKALSGGESNRLLLAKLFTQPANVLVLDEPTNDLDMETLELLEELLLDFDGTLLLVSHDRTFMDNVVTSMLAFEGEGVVREYVGGYTDWIRQGGKLPPAPWEGAARQRTEPTSEVAKKAPEATAAPAKKSVKLSYNLQRELDTLPADIERFESEVETLENAIGDPAFYQQDADAVAAKLQQLEAVQKQLETAMERWMELEAMAAGE
- a CDS encoding AraC family transcriptional regulator — protein: MTVTVSMHFVNELFKGLPVTATPPTRYLERAGISPFLLAAPHGRVTVEQFAELYRLLVNELDDETPGFFARPLRGGTLKLLCLTMLDAPNLQVALHRYTQFFRILLDDFGYVFTLEGDLARMALVEHAPLAGSRTLIHELMLKLFHGIASWMIARKIPPILMECAYALPPHSADYLYFYPGTVRFEKPQTAIYIDRAWLDHPIRQTKKHLGAFLKRAPADWFYVSFADRLLAHRVREHLSRDLVNAGTVHSVAGALNMSARTLARHLKQEGTHFQAVKDEYRRDYAVQALTCSQKPLISIAEALSFEDLACFSRAFKTWTGNSPAAYRKARTAGNLH
- a CDS encoding fatty acid--CoA ligase, producing MSTITPKILPATASAINPALMIGDLLDAGVRMAGDNQIVYQDQSRHDYGHFRERVHQLAHVLTAQGVKAGDVVAVLDWDSHRYLECFFAIPMIGAVLHTVNVRLAPEQILYTMEHAEDAFVIVHEEFMSLIEPLADKLPLVRGYLLCQETSQAINTTLPIVGEFESLLSEQPTDYAFASFDENAVATLFYTTGTTGNPKAVFFTHRQLVLHTLSEASAFQAPGFELLNRDKVYMPITPMFHVHAWGVPYTATLMGATQVYPGRYEPEMLVKLLVSEKVDFSHCVPTLLNMVVSAEAIASKQIDLTGWKVLVGGSALTQSLANKAWELGIDTRSAYGMSETCPMLTAGILPQDIAAADFATQLPWRCKAGLPIPLVKLQVVDANGEPLQQDGKSIGEVRVQSPWLTQAYFKEEARSAELWRDGWLHTGDVGSLDERGFLTISDRIKDVIKTGGEWLSSLELESYISQCPGIAEVAVIGIADDKWGERPAALAVAVDANNPPTVEAVQAFLEQFVTQGKLRRWAIPSMIRFVDQIPKTSVGKLDKKRIRSEV
- the bktB gene encoding beta-ketothiolase BktB, which gives rise to MRLDDVVILAGVRTAIGGFGGSLSSMAPSELGAITAREALRRSGVEGTDIDHSVFGHIITTGPQDAYLARHIALDAGVPKEASAFNVNRLCGSGVQAVVSAAQQIVLGDSRLALAGGAESMSRGAYLLPPQARNGVRMGDMGIQDLTLGILSDPFGSGHMGCTAENIAKQYGFTREQLDQFALESHQKASRAIAEGRFDAQIVPIEISQGKQTVRFCQDEHVREGLQLGDLARLKPAFQKDGVVTAGNASGINDGAATLVLAHSDEATRRGLVPRARLRVATMAGVEPSLMGLGPIPAVKRCLQQASLSIHDIDVIESNEAFAAQAMAVAQTLGFPLEKLNPNGGAVALGHPVGATGAILILKTLYELERISGRYGLITLCIGGGQGIALLIERC
- a CDS encoding acyl-CoA dehydrogenase family protein → MSVGQEASALFYSMIKRCLTKEVAPFYDQWEAAGEIPRSLWHALGAAGLLGIDLDEQNGGSEADIAITQLVLEELSRQGFGGLASAYNIHANIVMPYVQTLGTDSQCEQWLPAMARGEILGAIAMTEPHAGSDLASMKTRAKRTNEGWELSGSKIFITNGQFADVVIVCAKTDPSAGAKGVSLFLVDTHLPGFARGKPIKKIGQHASDTAELSFDHIQLPHGALLGEEGAGFRYLMQELPRERLGVGAQALGAVEGALALTLTYVEQRHAFGQRVADFQNTRFVLADIKAQLDVARAYFEHCLEKYRQGTMSSTDAAILKLQLSELQCRAVDRCLQLFGGYGYTEEYPISRFYRDARVQTIYAGSSEIMKEVIARSLLGKVDSPSR